Proteins encoded together in one Rossellomorea sp. y25 window:
- a CDS encoding ion channel, with the protein MLYIIGFFILFCMVMSLRALFYPSRWKEHHVSFHHFIFLGMSYITIMIGFGLLFTLLELEGVPILVEGGKPLTGDFLDHFFTTMYFSGITLFSVGYGDVTPIGIGRGIALIESWLGYTIPAAFVVKSFLNYENK; encoded by the coding sequence ATGCTTTATATCATTGGTTTTTTCATTCTGTTCTGCATGGTGATGAGTTTACGGGCTTTATTTTATCCTTCCAGATGGAAAGAGCATCACGTTTCATTTCATCACTTTATCTTCCTGGGGATGAGTTATATCACGATCATGATCGGATTTGGCCTTCTGTTTACACTCCTTGAGCTTGAAGGGGTTCCGATTCTCGTTGAAGGAGGGAAACCTTTAACCGGAGACTTTCTCGATCATTTCTTTACCACAATGTATTTCAGTGGCATCACCCTCTTCTCAGTAGGGTACGGGGATGTCACACCTATTGGGATCGGGAGAGGAATTGCCCTCATTGAATCATGGCTGGGTTACACTATCCCTGCGGCCTTTGTCGTGAAATCATTCCTAAACTACGAAAACAAGTAG
- the bcp gene encoding thioredoxin-dependent thiol peroxidase, with translation MTVGQKAPEFELLASNGEKVKLSDYQGKNVVLYFYPKDMTPGCTTEACDFRDQHENFENLDAVILGVSPDPVDKHEKFVDKHGLPFLLLVDEDHKVAEEYGVWKLKKNFGKEYMGIERSTFIIDKEGNLSKEWRKVKVKGHVEEALQYIQENLS, from the coding sequence ATGACAGTTGGTCAAAAAGCACCGGAATTTGAATTACTTGCAAGCAATGGAGAAAAGGTGAAGCTTTCGGATTACCAGGGAAAAAACGTGGTCCTTTATTTCTATCCAAAGGATATGACACCTGGCTGCACGACAGAAGCATGTGATTTCAGGGATCAGCATGAAAACTTCGAAAATCTGGATGCCGTTATCTTAGGAGTGAGCCCGGATCCTGTTGATAAGCATGAAAAGTTTGTAGACAAGCATGGATTGCCATTCCTTCTTCTTGTAGATGAAGATCACAAGGTGGCAGAGGAGTACGGCGTGTGGAAGCTGAAGAAAAACTTCGGGAAAGAATATATGGGAATTGAACGTTCCACCTTCATTATCGATAAAGAAGGAAACCTTTCAAAGGAATGGAGAAAGGTGAAAGTGAAGGGACATGTGGAGGAAGCTCTGCAATACATTCAAGAGAACCTTTCCTAA
- a CDS encoding D-2-hydroxyacid dehydrogenase, with translation MKIIFTFQPKEEFVSDMKNSFPAVEFLFYKKIKEAENELPNAEVIVTMGEDLTDDHIEKSAKCKWIMVTSAGLEKMPFEAIKKRGILVTNARGIHKIPMAEFTIGLMLQYAKQLQAVLKQESDNVWSRRLPTAELHQASLLILGAGAIGGEIARLAKAFHMRVSGVNSSGSHAEHFDSMFTLETFTEQLQHADYVVSVLPSTAKTKHLLKVVHFEQMKDTAVFINIGRGDLIEESVLLEANEKKLIGHMYLDVFDKEPLPKDHPFWQNEGITVTPHLSSITKKYMPRALDIFKKNLTTYSKKSGNYINVIDAERGY, from the coding sequence ATGAAAATCATCTTTACATTTCAACCCAAGGAAGAATTCGTCTCAGACATGAAAAACAGCTTCCCTGCGGTTGAATTTCTCTTTTATAAAAAAATCAAAGAAGCAGAAAATGAACTTCCAAACGCAGAGGTGATTGTCACTATGGGTGAAGACCTAACGGACGACCACATTGAAAAGAGTGCGAAGTGCAAATGGATCATGGTCACTTCGGCAGGACTGGAAAAAATGCCATTTGAAGCCATCAAAAAAAGAGGCATCCTGGTGACCAATGCAAGGGGAATCCATAAAATTCCTATGGCTGAGTTTACAATCGGATTAATGCTTCAGTATGCAAAACAGCTTCAAGCGGTATTGAAACAGGAAAGCGATAACGTGTGGAGCCGAAGACTTCCGACCGCAGAACTTCATCAAGCTTCTCTCCTTATACTCGGAGCGGGAGCGATTGGAGGAGAAATCGCCCGGTTGGCCAAAGCGTTTCACATGAGAGTGAGTGGTGTGAACTCCAGCGGATCGCACGCGGAACACTTTGACAGCATGTTCACACTGGAAACATTCACAGAGCAGCTGCAGCACGCAGATTACGTCGTATCCGTTCTCCCCAGTACTGCTAAAACGAAGCATCTCCTAAAGGTTGTTCACTTTGAACAAATGAAGGACACGGCTGTATTTATCAACATAGGCCGCGGTGATTTGATAGAAGAATCCGTTCTTCTTGAAGCGAATGAAAAGAAGTTGATCGGTCATATGTATCTTGATGTGTTTGACAAGGAACCACTACCCAAGGATCATCCTTTCTGGCAGAATGAAGGGATAACGGTGACACCTCATCTATCCAGCATCACAAAAAAATACATGCCAAGAGCACTTGATATTTTTAAAAAGAATTTAACTACATATAGTAAGAAGAGTGGAAACTATATTAACGTGATTGATGCAGAGAGGGGATATTAG
- a CDS encoding cob(I)yrinic acid a,c-diamide adenosyltransferase: MKIYTKTGDKGTTSLVYGTRVSKKDQRVEAYGTCDEANSMIGLGLSYLKAEYFDGKEKFEEFFHKVQTILFHVGAELATPAGKEVKWKLEESHIKELEEQIDFLDGALTPLSNFILPGGQPAGAAFHTARTIVRRAEREAVGIDEDINPLVLSYLNRLSDYLFVAGRYINQQLGEQEKNLHE; encoded by the coding sequence GTGAAAATATATACAAAAACGGGAGATAAGGGAACGACGTCTTTAGTATATGGAACGAGAGTGTCAAAAAAAGATCAGCGTGTAGAGGCATACGGGACATGCGATGAAGCAAATTCCATGATTGGTTTAGGTCTAAGCTACCTTAAAGCTGAATACTTTGATGGAAAAGAAAAGTTTGAGGAGTTCTTTCATAAGGTACAAACCATTCTCTTTCATGTTGGAGCGGAACTGGCTACTCCTGCAGGGAAAGAAGTGAAATGGAAGCTTGAAGAATCACATATTAAAGAACTGGAAGAGCAAATCGACTTTCTTGATGGCGCCCTTACGCCCCTTAGCAATTTCATCCTTCCTGGAGGTCAGCCTGCTGGAGCTGCATTTCACACAGCCAGAACAATCGTGAGAAGAGCCGAAAGAGAAGCGGTTGGCATTGATGAAGACATTAATCCGTTGGTCCTTTCTTATCTGAACAGACTTTCTGACTACCTTTTCGTTGCAGGCCGCTATATAAACCAGCAGCTCGGGGAACAAGAGAAAAACTTACACGAGTAA
- the perR gene encoding peroxide-responsive transcriptional repressor PerR — MTMSEEGQLKEAISTLKETGVRITPQRHAILEYLIDSMAHPTADDIYKALEGKFPNMSVATVYNNLRVFREVGLVKELTYGDASSRFDFVTTDHYHVICDGCGKIVDFHYPGLDEVEQLASHVTGFKVNNHRMEIYGTCADCSTKETH; from the coding sequence ATGACGATGTCTGAAGAAGGACAATTAAAAGAAGCGATTTCGACATTGAAGGAAACGGGAGTCCGTATTACTCCTCAACGTCATGCGATATTAGAGTATCTCATTGATTCAATGGCTCATCCAACTGCTGATGATATATATAAAGCACTTGAAGGTAAATTCCCGAACATGAGTGTCGCTACTGTTTATAATAACTTACGCGTATTCCGTGAAGTAGGCTTAGTGAAAGAGTTAACCTACGGTGATGCCTCCAGTCGCTTTGACTTTGTGACAACGGATCATTACCACGTCATCTGTGATGGCTGCGGTAAAATTGTTGACTTTCATTACCCGGGACTGGATGAAGTGGAACAACTGGCTTCCCATGTCACTGGATTTAAAGTGAACAACCATCGTATGGAAATCTACGGAACATGCGCTGACTGCTCTACAAAGGAAACCCACTAG
- a CDS encoding YgzB family protein, translating into MAKKYSSKINKIRTFALSLVFIGFIIMYVGIYFREHPWVMTTFMLLGFLGIIGSTVVYFWIGMLSTKAVQVTCPNCGKVTKVLGRVDMCMYCNEPLTLDPNLEGEEFDEGYNKKKR; encoded by the coding sequence ATGGCTAAGAAATATTCGAGTAAAATCAATAAAATCCGAACGTTTGCCTTAAGCTTGGTTTTCATCGGATTTATCATTATGTACGTAGGTATATATTTTAGAGAACATCCATGGGTTATGACAACATTTATGCTGCTGGGTTTTCTGGGAATCATCGGAAGCACAGTTGTTTACTTCTGGATCGGGATGCTCTCCACTAAGGCCGTGCAAGTGACATGTCCTAATTGCGGAAAAGTCACCAAGGTCCTTGGGCGTGTAGATATGTGTATGTATTGTAATGAACCATTAACTCTTGATCCGAACTTAGAAGGCGAAGAGTTTGATGAGGGTTATAATAAAAAGAAGAGATAA
- a CDS encoding nucleotidyltransferase-like protein, protein MEDILRPLYQERTSHPNTLGALLIEQSKKSSPLTDTFDIVLFLVVKEAEEPVFIKHYSYKEQKAALHIVTEAKLNEWILLGSNRKVIDWLFNGKVLFDRNEYIHNLKTELRDFPFYGRKIKMGMEFAKLIRRYMDGKEFFESKHYLDAYNHIVHSLHHLARLAVIENGFHPEVTVWNQVKQIEPEIYKLYEELVTSDEEIDKRLELLFLASEFLIHSRTKVSTEHLLNILDQKEHWTFQDLLNHQEAKHYSVDLSMLIEYLTDKGFVEIVDVETKGQGIYHRYYRAVK, encoded by the coding sequence ATGGAAGACATTTTACGACCGTTATACCAAGAGCGTACTAGTCACCCCAATACTTTAGGAGCGCTTTTAATAGAACAAAGCAAGAAATCCAGCCCGTTGACAGATACTTTTGATATTGTCCTTTTTCTAGTTGTGAAAGAAGCTGAAGAACCAGTGTTCATTAAGCACTATTCCTATAAAGAGCAAAAGGCAGCCTTACATATCGTAACGGAAGCTAAGCTGAATGAGTGGATCTTACTCGGGTCCAACCGCAAAGTAATCGATTGGCTATTCAATGGTAAAGTACTGTTCGATCGCAACGAATATATTCATAATCTTAAAACAGAGTTAAGAGATTTCCCCTTCTATGGAAGAAAGATCAAGATGGGTATGGAATTTGCCAAGTTGATTCGTCGTTACATGGACGGTAAGGAATTCTTCGAAAGTAAGCATTATTTAGATGCCTACAATCACATCGTTCATTCATTGCATCATTTAGCAAGGCTCGCGGTCATCGAAAATGGATTTCATCCAGAGGTAACAGTATGGAACCAAGTAAAACAAATCGAGCCTGAGATTTATAAACTATATGAAGAGCTTGTAACAAGCGATGAAGAAATTGATAAACGACTTGAGCTGCTGTTTCTGGCAAGCGAGTTCCTTATCCACTCAAGAACGAAGGTTTCGACGGAACATCTATTGAACATCCTGGACCAAAAAGAACACTGGACGTTCCAGGATCTTCTTAATCATCAAGAGGCCAAACATTATTCAGTGGATTTAAGCATGCTCATCGAATATCTGACAGATAAAGGATTCGTTGAAATCGTAGATGTGGAGACAAAGGGACAAGGGATTTATCATCGCTATTACCGAGCCGTAAAATAA